GAAAGATCTCTTCTTCCCCCTTCTGCTTTGTGGGGGTCCCGAAATCCTTCCATCACATCGCTGCATGCGGGCTTCGGATCAGCTGCTTCTCCCTGACGGTTCTTTTGTGACGGCCCTGAACAGAGCGCGAGGTGTCCACAGACGTTGCACAGGTAGTATCTTcccacttcaggaaaaaaaatccccagcccaaccctttCTGCAGTTATCTCTTTAGCCTTCCCTTCCCCAACTGGCGCGACGCGGTGTAAGTCACTCTCCAGCAACGCGGAATCCCCTCCTGCCTTCTATtcgtttagagaaaaaaaaaaatttttttttcactgtcgTGTTCTACAAAATCGATGACCCTCCCCAAACTTGGCCTTCTGCTGGACGGTCGTCATGGACCTTGTCTTCCTTGCTCTCTTGGGTTGCAGCGGGCTGGGCGGAGCCTATCACCACCCCGGGTCGGCCTTGGGGacggggctgggctggggctgggggagccGGCCTCAGGTGTAGGAGTAGTCTATGTCGGGGATGCCGCCTTCCCGGTAGCCCCGCGTGGTGCCGTAGCCGATGGTGTGCGTGCCCTTGCAGAGGCTGCTGCCGTTGGAGGGGAAGATGGTGTGGACCACGTACTCCTCTTTGGCGCGGTAAGGGTTGATGGGCAGCATTTGCAGCCCCGGGCCACGGATTTCCAGAATGGAGTTGTCCTTCTTGGTCCCCGACTCCATATAGTCGTCCTTCTTGCGGCTGCCTCGGTGGTAGGCCCTGTCCCGGGTCAGCAGCTCACCAGCCCGGTGCACGTACCAGCAGATGGCCCCCAGGACCAGGAAGAGGAAGACGAGAGCCACGGCCCCACCGATGATGCCGGCCAGGGGCAGGCCTGCCACGGGGCCGGCGTTCTGCTCCTGGTTGAGCGTGGTGGTGGGGCCGTAGCTGTCGGCGGTCTCTGCCTTGGCACACACCGGCGTCTCGTCGGCCGCGTAGGTATTGCCGGTCTCCATGGTGACCATGCAGATGATGTAGGTGGACTTAGGCTCCAGGGCTGTCAGCAGGTACTCGGTCTTGTCCCCCTGCACCAGGGTCTCTGTGATGGAGCCTACGGCCGGGCTGTGGCCCAAGCGCAGCCAGCTGAGCcggaaggaggaggcagggagcgTGGCCTTCCACGTGATGCGGATGGAGTCAGCCGTCAGGGGCTTCACCTGGATGACCAGGGTCTTGGCACCGTCACCCGTGGCCATGGGGTAGTCGATGTTGGAATCAGGGAGGCGCAGCCCAGGCCTCTTGGCCTTGAGGGTGAAGAGCGAGCCCTGGGGCGTGGTGGCGGAGGCGTGGTTGCTGGCCGTGGTCTTGGCCGCCGCGTTGGCCGCCCCACtctgtgaccctgtctcaaagcacTCGTCCATCTCGCTGGTGATGTCCTTGATGGCCATGCCGCGGACCTTCTCGGGGCCCTGGCACATGAGGCCCCGCACGTTGACCACGGCGGCCCGCGCCTTCACCCAGTCCCGCAGCCACATGAGGTTGCAGCCGCAGAACCAGGGGTTGTTCCGGAGCAGCAGCTGCGCCAGGTTCCCCAGGTCGTCGAACAGGCCGCGGGGCAGCGTGGTGAGGTTGTTGTTGGACAGGTCCAGCCGCTCCAGCTCGCGCATCTTGGCCAGCGTGTTGTAGGGGATGTGGCTGATGGCGTTGTCCTGCAGGTAGAGCTTCTGCAGGTGGGCGCTGGGCAGGTTGAGGGGCGGGGCGGCCAGGGAGTTGCGCACCAGCGAGAGCTCCGTGAGGTTCTGCAGGCGGCTGAAGGTGTCGTCGGCAATGCGCTGGTTGGCCAGCAGGTTGCCGTCCAGCACCAGGCGCCGCAGGCTGTTGAGGCCCTTGAAGGCGTGCAGCGGGATGGTGGAGATGCGGTTGTCGTCCAGCCGCAGCTCCTCCAGCGTGTGGGGCAGCCCCGAGGGGATGCTGCTCAGGTGGTTCCGGCTCAGGAAGAGCAGCTTGAGCTGTTTGCTGTCGGCAAACGCGTCCTCCTCGATGCTGACGGTGGACACGGAGTTGTCGTCCAGGTGTAGCTTCTCCAGCAGCGGGATGCGGGCCAGGGAGTCGCGGGCGATGGTGCGCACGTTGTTGTCCTGCAGGTGCAGCTCGCGCAGGGACCGGGGCAGGTTGATGGGGAACTCGTCCAGGTCGTTCTCGTACAGGTAGATGACCTGCACGTTGGCCTTGGTCTTGAGGTCCTGGGGGATGCCCGCGTTGTTGATCTGGTTGTTCTGCAGGTACAGGGTGGTGGCGTCGTCGGGGATGTCTGCGGGGATGGAGGTGAGCCCCCGGTCGTTGCAGTAGATGAAGCCATTGTCACAGCGGCACACGGAGGGACAGGTGGTGCTGTCGATGACCTCCGTCAGGAAGGCGATCAGCCCGTAGCAGAGGAACAGCCAGTCCCGCAGGTCCATGGTGGCCGTAGTCATCACAACCGTGGCCGTGACGGTGGTGGCAGGTGTGGTGGTGGCGGTGGCAG
This portion of the Ictidomys tridecemlineatus isolate mIctTri1 chromosome 4, mIctTri1.hap1, whole genome shotgun sequence genome encodes:
- the Flrt1 gene encoding leucine-rich repeat transmembrane protein FLRT1 codes for the protein MVVAHPAATATTTPATTVTATVVMTTATMDLRDWLFLCYGLIAFLTEVIDSTTCPSVCRCDNGFIYCNDRGLTSIPADIPDDATTLYLQNNQINNAGIPQDLKTKANVQVIYLYENDLDEFPINLPRSLRELHLQDNNVRTIARDSLARIPLLEKLHLDDNSVSTVSIEEDAFADSKQLKLLFLSRNHLSSIPSGLPHTLEELRLDDNRISTIPLHAFKGLNSLRRLVLDGNLLANQRIADDTFSRLQNLTELSLVRNSLAAPPLNLPSAHLQKLYLQDNAISHIPYNTLAKMRELERLDLSNNNLTTLPRGLFDDLGNLAQLLLRNNPWFCGCNLMWLRDWVKARAAVVNVRGLMCQGPEKVRGMAIKDITSEMDECFETGSQSGAANAAAKTTASNHASATTPQGSLFTLKAKRPGLRLPDSNIDYPMATGDGAKTLVIQVKPLTADSIRITWKATLPASSFRLSWLRLGHSPAVGSITETLVQGDKTEYLLTALEPKSTYIICMVTMETGNTYAADETPVCAKAETADSYGPTTTLNQEQNAGPVAGLPLAGIIGGAVALVFLFLVLGAICWYVHRAGELLTRDRAYHRGSRKKDDYMESGTKKDNSILEIRGPGLQMLPINPYRAKEEYVVHTIFPSNGSSLCKGTHTIGYGTTRGYREGGIPDIDYSYT